DNA sequence from the Salifodinibacter halophilus genome:
TGGCCGCAGCCAGAGGTATCGGTGGCCGGCGGTGAGCTGGCCGGGGTCACGTTTGTCATCACGGGGCGTTTGCCGACGCTGACCAAGGATGAGCTCGAAGCACGCATCAACGCCGCCGGTGGGCGGGTGGCCAGCAATGTGTCCAAAAAAATCGACTATGTCGTGGTTGGTGAAGACGCCGGTAGCAAGCAAGAGCGTGCCGCCAGTCTCGGTATCACCCAGCTCAATGAAGCCGGCGCGCTGGCATTAGTGGATGGCAGCTAAGGCATGGACAACGCGCCGTCGGTCATCTGACTCGAAGCTCACATCGGCTAGCACCGGGCGATGCCGTGTATTGGGCCCGGCGGGCGACGCGTTGTAACGCTGGCCTGGTCTAACGCCTGTTGGTCGGAGGCCGCAAAAAAGTGCTGATATGGTTCGAGGCGCGGGAACCATCAGCGCTTCGTCGTCATGGAGTTGCCGTTGCCGAAAAACGCGTGCACGCCTGCTCAATGAGACGGGTAACGAGCGCCTCGTAGCCGATACCAGCGTGTTCGAATAACTTCGGATACATGCTGATCGGTGTAAAGCCGGGCAGTGTGTTGACTTCGTTGACGATGACGCGCTCGTCACTGGTTACGAACACATCGACGCGCGCAAGCCCGGCCAGATTGAGTGCTTTGAATGCGGTGGCCGCGACGTTGCGCACTGTTTCGGCCACGTTCTCCGGTAAATCGGCCGGCACCACCACGCCTGCGGCCTCGGCATCCAGATATTTGGTTTCGTACGAGTAAAAGCCGTCCGTCAATACGATCTCGCCGCAGCCGCTGACTTCCGGGTGCTCGTTGCCCAGTACGGCACATTCGATCTCGCGACCCGTCACCGCCGTTTCGACGAGGACTTTATGATCGAGCGCGAGTGCGTTATCGAGCGCCGGTTTGAACGCTGTTTTACTCGTCACCCGACTGACGCCGACCGACGAGCCTTGGTTCGCGGGTTTGATGAATAGCGGTGTGCCGAGTTGTTCCGCGAGCGCATCGAAATCGGCGTTGGCGCTGTCAGCATGACTCAGCGCGCGGTAGGGCGCGGTTGCTAATCCGGCCGCGCTCAGCAGTCGTTTGGCAATGTCCTTGTCCATGGCCATGGCCGAACCGGCTATGTCAGTGCCGACAAATGGCGTATTCAGCCAACGCAAAAGGCCTTGCAAACCGCCATCTTCCCCGGATGTGCCGTGGATGATGGGAAAAAAGACATCGATAGGATCGATGGCTTGGCCGCTGGCGCTGTCGATGAGTACACCGCTGGTAGCGCCTGGATTCAGGTGTAATCGGTTGGTCGATGGCTGGAGAGCGATCCTGGCCGGATCATTGGCGTCGGTAACGAATGCGTCCGGTGGATAGTGATGCCAGCCACCGTTATCGTCGACGCCGATAACGATGACTTCGAAACGTGCGCGGTCGATGGCCGCGACGATGTTGACGGCCGAGATAAGCGACACGGCATGTTCAGTTGAGGGTCCGCCGCAGATGATGCCTACACGTGTCCGCATGATTAATTAGTCGATGTGTTGGCGGATGCGGCTGCTTCTAGGCATCCGGCTACTTGAAAATAGTGTAAACGGCCCACAAGCAATTGTCCGAGCGGCAGGGGAGCCGCAATTCTAGCCATTTGCCAGACGACGCCTAAAATCATGAGTCAAACTAAATCAGATGCCAACAGCGCCGGGCAAGCCGAACCGGAAACCCACGGCTTTCAGGCGGAGGTCAAGCAGCTGCTGCAGCTGATGATCCACTCCATGTACTCGAACAAGGAAGTCTTTGCGCGCGAGCTGATCTCGAATGCTTCCGACGCGCTCGACACACTCCGGTTCGAAGGTGTCAAAAACGACACGCTGTACGAAAACGACCCGAATCCGCAGATCTGGATCGACTTCGACAAGGAAGCGGGCACCGTCACCATCGGCGATAACGGCATCGGCATGACCCGTGACGAGGTCATGGAACGCATTGGCACGATCGCCAAGTCCGGCACGCAGGCATTTTTGAACTCGCTGTCGGGTGACGAGAAAAAAGACGCCCAATTGATCGGCCAGTTCGGCGTTGGGTTCTACTCGTCGTTTATTGTTTCCGATCATGTCACCGTGGAAACGCGGCGCGGTGGTGAATCGACCGGCGTGCGCTGGATCTCCGACGGCGGCGGCGAATACACCATCGAGGAAGTCGCCAAGCCGCGGCGCGGCACCGAGGTCACACTGCATCTGCGCGAAGGCGAGACAGAGTTTCTCGAATCGCAGCGGCTGCGCTATTTGGTGACGACTTACTCGGATCATGTAGCGTTCCCGATCATGATGGAGCAAGAGCAGTCGGAGCAGGCAAGCGACGACGACAGCGAAAGCGAAGACTCGGAGCCCCAAACCGAGCAGGAGCCGGTCTGGGAACAGGTCAACCGTGGCGCGCCGCTGTGGACGCAGGCCAAATCCGAGTTGGCCGACGAGGACTACAAAGAGTTCTATAAGCACACTTGCCACGACTTCGAGGATCCGCTGACCTGGACCCACAACAAGGTCGAAGGCAGCCAGGAATATACCTCGCTGTTGTACATTCCGAAGCGCGCACCGTTCGATCTGTTCGATCCGCAGAGCAAGCAGCACGGCGTCAAACTCTATGTACAGCGCGTGTTCATCATGGACGACGCCGAGAAATTGATGCCGCGCTATCTGCGTTTCGTCAAAGGCGTCATCGATTCCAACGACCTGCCGTTGAACGTCTCGCGTGAAATCCTGCAGTCCAATCGGGCGCTGGACAAAATTCGCTCCGGGTCGACCAAGAAAGTGCTTGGTCTGCTCGAGTCGATGGCCAAGGATGAAGACGAGGCCGACAACTACGCCACGTTCTGGAACGAATTTGGCCAGGTGGTCAAGGAAGGCATCGTCGAGGACAGCGAAAACCGCGACAAGATCGCTGGCCTGTGTCGCTTCCGCACGACCAAGGAAGAGTCCGATCCCGGCGTGTCGTTGGATACCTATATCGAGCGCATGGCCGAAGGCCAAGACAAGATCTACTACATCACCGCGGACACCATGGCCGAGGCCAAGCATAGCCCGCATCTCGAGATCTTTAACAAGAAAGATATCGAAGTGCTGCTTTTGACTGACCGCGTCGATGAGTGGGTCGTGGCGCACCTGACCGAGTACGAAGGCAAAGAATTGTCGTCGGTCGCCAAGGGTGCGCTCGATCTGGGCGAAGCCGAGACCGAAGAAGAGAAAAAAGAGCACGAGAAACTCGAAGAGGAATCCAAGGACCTTTGCGAGCGGATCAAGAATTCACTCGGCGAGCGTGTCAATGAAGTGCGCGTGACCCATCGGTTGACCGACTCACCGGCCTGTCTGGTTGCCGATGAATCCGGTATGTCGGCGCATCTGGAGCGGATTCTGAAAGAAGCCGGTCAGGCCATGCCGAACCAGACGCCGCATCTGGAGATCAATCCGACCCATCCGCTGGTTGAAAAACTCGCTGCCGAGCAGGCCGAGGATTCGATGGAGTCGTTTTCACAGCTTCTGTTCGAGCAGGCCGTATTGGCCGAAGGCGGCGAACTCGACGACCCGGCGACGTTCGTCTCGCGTATGAACCAGATGCTGCTAGCGGTCTCCAAGGGCGCTGCGTAAAGGTAAGCCGCGCCTGTTGCAAAACAGGCGCGTTTAGTGCCGCCGAAACGCCGGGCGCTTTAGTGCGTCTCGGCGTTTCGGTTGTCGGCGTCTATAGCATCGCCCAGGGCGCATGAATGACCACCCGTGCCCACGGCGGCACAGCCGATACCTCTAGGATCGGATGCGGCGTTAAGCTGGCCGTTGTCGTGGTTGACCACAATCGCGTGCATATCGCCGTAGTGGTGGTCGACCTTTTTGAACGAATGGCCCATCGCCTCGAGCTGGTGGCGAACCTTGGGCGATAGTGCGCCCGGCTCGTACTGAATCGCATCGGGCAAATACTGATGGTGATAGCGCCCGTGCTGGACGACATCCTGGGCGTTGCCGCCGTGGGTGAAATCCAGAATGCCCAACAGCACCATTGAGATGATGCGAGAGCCGCCCGGGGTTCCCACGATCAGCGTTTTCTCGGGGCCGGTCACAAAAGTCGGCGACATACTCGATAGGGGTCGCTTACCCGGCTCGACCTGGTTCGCTCGGGTGCTGACCAAGCCATAGCCGTTGGGTGTCAACGGTTTGGCGGCGAAGTCGTCCATTTCGTCGTTCAGAAACACGCCGGTTCCCGGCGCCACCACACCACTACCGAATGGGAAATTGATCGATAGTGTGGCCGCGACGCGGTTGCCGGCGCTGTCTACGATCGAAAAATGCGTGGTGTCGGTTCCGCGCTGGCGGCGATATGCGCTGGTGACCGGCGCTAGCGCGTCACTTGGCGTGGCCTGATCTTTCGTGATACTGGCGCGCAGGCCAGCGGCGTAATGGGGATCAGTCAGCTTGGCAAGCGGCATATCGACAAAATCAGCATCCCCTAGATAAGCCGCGCGGTCGCGGTAGGCCCGGCGCATCGCTTCCGCGGCCAAATGCACGCGGTGGGTGCGATCGAGCTTCGACCATTGGTAGCCGGATAGAATGTTGAGTGTTTCCAACAGCTCGATCCCCCCGGCCGAAGGTGGCCCGGCCGATACCACTTTGAATTGGCCGGCCGGTGTTTTGTACTGACCGCTCATCGGTTCGCGTTCGACGACGCTGTAGTCACTTAAGTCCTTGCGGGTCCAGATGCCGCCGGCCGAACGATTGCCGGCGACCAATTTGGCGGCGACCGGACCGTCGTAGAAGCCAGCTTTGCCATCTTGGGCCAGCGATTGGAGGGTTTCGGCGAGCTGTGGTTGAACGAGCGAAGTGCCAACCGGTAATGGTTCGCCGGCCTTGGTCAGTATCTTGTCAGCGCTCGCCGGATAGCGCTTTAGAAGGTCCTTCCGAAAGTTGGCGAGATGGTGCATGTCGGCGTTGACCGGCACGCCGTTTTGCGCCAGTTCAATGGCTGGTGCGAGGTCTTCGGCCAGCGAGAGTTGGCCGTAATTTTGGGCTAGATGAACGAGCGCGGCCGGCTCGCCGGGAATCCCCGCAGCCAGGCCGCCGTCGCGCGATGCTCGTTTTTTGATCTCGCCGTCGGCGTTTTGATACATGCGCGGGGTGGCTGCTGCCGGGGCTTCCTCACGCCCATCGATCATGATATTGCGGCCGCTCTCGTTCTGATGCAAAAGCCAGAATCCACCGCCGCCCAGTCCGGAACTCTGTGGCTCGACAACGGCCAGGGCTGCGGAGACCGCGACCGCCGCGTCAAATGCGTTGCCGCCACGTTGGAGGATGGTTTGCCCCGCCTGGGTTGCCGCCGGATGCGCGCTGGCCACTGCGGCTTTATTGGGTGTGGCACTTGCCTGGATGCTGGCCGCCAACAAGAGCACGATGCCTGCAGCGGCAGATGTGAGGTTGTACCAGGGTGTGTTGCCTGTTCGCATTGCTGACATCTCCGGGGCCATCAGTGTTCGGTTTTGGTATGCAGTCGCTCGGCGACCGGCTTGGGCACCAAGCCGGTAAGCTGGCCATTTAGAAACGCGATCTCGCGCACAAGTGTCGATGAGATATGGGCGTACTCGGCCGAGGGTGCGAGAAAGATGGTATCGACCTCAGGGGCCAGATGGCGGTTCATCATCGCCATTTGTTTTTCGTATTCGTAGTCGCCGACGCCGCGTACGCCACGGACCAGAACGCTCACATCGTGCGCGTGTGCGAAATCCACGACTAGGTCGGTGACCGGCATCACCCGTGCGTTGGGCACATCGGCTAATACTTCGCTGGCGATCTCGACGCGCTCAGCGTAGTTGAAAATCGAGCGTTTTTCGTTGCTGGAGGCCACCGCTACGATCAGGTCGTCGAACAGGTTTGCCGCACGGCGGATGACGTCGGCATGGCCGTTAGTGATGGGGTCGAATGTGCCGGTGTAAGCGGCGCGAACTGGGGTATGTTGAGTCATAGGCTTTCGACAAATTGACGAGGGGCGCGGTCATCTGCGCCTGATAACCCACTTAATATAGCAGTCGGGATCAGCATTGACTGAAAGCGCCCAGTGGCGATAGCCGCGCTTGGCTTTTCGGCTTGTTGTATCCGTGTCATCACCAACGCTACCAACTGGCCCTGGTTTTCTTAGTAATCGGGGCGCAAGGACAAGCGAGGCAGCCTCTTGGATTATCCTGCGGTCCAAACCGTGCAGATGGCATAAACAGGCTGGACGTGTCGGCGCGTGTCAGCGGCCTGCGCCCTATACTGCGAGCGGTTATCCGGCTGTATATGGTCGGGCAAGCCCAAAGCCCACGGCGCCGGCACGTTTATGTCGCAGCGTTTCCAACACCGGATCAATTAATGAGGCGAACTCATGCGCTTGGGCGGCCGGATGCTCAAAATAAACACGCGCATTGGATGTCAGCGCTGGGCGTAGACGCTCGATCGCAGCGTGTTGTAGCTCATGCGCGAAGGGTGGGTCGACGAAAGCGATGTCAATCGAAGAAGCAGGCAGCGATGCGTGCCGAAAATCGCTGGCTGTGACCGTCGCGCGGGTGTTCGCACCGAGCATGTCGAGTCGCTCGCGAAGCGCGTTGGCCGTTGTGCGGTCGGTGTCGAAAAAATCGACGTGCGCCGCACCGCGTGACAGCGCTTCCAGCCCGAGCGCGCCGGTCCCGGCGAAACAATCGATGCAGTGAGCGCCCTCGATCATGGGCGCTAGCCAGTTGAAAAGCGTTTCGCGAACTCGCTCGGCGGTCGGGCGCAGTCCATCGGCATCGGTGACGGGCAGGCGTGTGCCGCGCCATTGGCCGCCGGTCAGGCGTATGGTTGCTGGTCGGCCCGGTTTGCGGCGACCTCGGCTGCGCTGTTTGGCCAAACTATCCGGAGTCAGCCGGTGTCGGTGCCACCAACCGTGATGGCGTCGATTTTAAGTGTTGGCTGGCCGACACCGACCGGCACGTTCTGACCTTGTTTGCCGCAGACGCCGACGCCTGAGTCCAGGGCGAAGTCGTTGCCGAGCATCGAAACCTGATTCAAAATCCCCGGGCCGTTGCCGATCAGTGTTGCGCCTTTGACCGGTGCACCGATTTGGCCGTTTTCCACGCGGTAGGCTTCGTCGGCCGAGAACACGAAGTTGCCGGACGTGATGTCGACCGAGCCACCGGAGAAATTGACCGCGTAGATGCCATCGTCGAGCGAACTGATGATATCGGCCGGCTCGTCGTTGCCGGGGCACAGATATGTGTTGGTCATCCGCGGCATAACGGTGTCAGCGTAAGATTCGCGACGGGCGTTGCCGGTGGTCGGTACACCCATCAGGCCAGCGTTGTGCTTGTCCTGCATATAGCCGGTGAGCACCCCGTTTTCGATCAATGTGTTGCGGCCAGCCAGTGTGCCCTCGTCGTCGACGGCTAGCGAGCCACGGCGGCCGTCCAGGGTGCCATCATCGACCACAGTACAAAGTGGCGAGGCGACTTGTTCGCCGATGCGGTCGGCATAGGTGGATGTGCCGCGGCGGTTGAAATCGCCCTCCAGACCGTGACCGACAGCCTCGTGGAGCAATACGCCGGGCCAACCCGCTCCTAGGACGACTGGCATGGACCCGGCGGGTGCCGGTTCGGCACGCAGGCGTACCAGCGCTCGGTCGACGGCCTGGCGTGCATAGTCAGCCACGCGGTCCACGCCGTCGTTGAAAAAGCCATAGTCGGTACGTGCGCCGCCACCGGCACTAGCCGATTCGCGTAGGCCATTGGCTTCGACCTGCACGCTGATATTGACGCGGACCAGCGGGCGAACATCCCCGGCCAGGGTGCCATCGGTCGCCGCGACCAATACCGTGTCGCTTGTGCTTGCACAGGAAGCGGTCACGCGCACTACACGGTCGTCGGCTGCGCGTGCGATCTTATCGGCATGGTGCAGCAGGGCGAGTTTATCGGCGGCCTCGAGGCTGGCTGACGGGTCAATCGGCTGATAGCGCATCGGCGGCGGATTATCGCCACGGGTTAGCGGGTTGACCCGCGCGCTGTTGCCGCCATGAGCGATCGCCGCTGCGGCATCGGAGGCCTCGGCTAAAGCGGGGAATGCCAGTTCGTCGGCATAACCGAAGCCGGTCTGTTCGCCGGCCAGGGCGCGCACCCCCACACCCTGGCTCTGGCTGGAGGCGGCCGTGCGCACTATGCCGTCATCCAGTACCCACTGTTCGTTTTTGTGGATCTGAAAATAGAGGTCGCCGTAGTCGATGCCCGGACGCATCAGCGCGTCCAGCGTGGATTGCAATTGGCCAGCGTCGATTTGCGCCGGGCCGAGCAACGCGTCGCAGGCGATGTCAGTGTGGTTGTCCATAAATCTTAGCTTAGCACTCAAGATGCCGCGTATCGCATCAAGATTTAAAAATTAAGCGACTTTACTATGCTTATAGCGCTTTGTTTGCGTTATGTGCCTAAAAGTGGTGTGGCGAGGGATGCCCGGTCAGCCGCTAAACGGCATGGCATTACCCGGCTTGGTCTGAGTCCAGTGAGTCAAATACTGAGTCCAGTGTGCTGCCACTAAACGGCATTTGATCCGGTGCGGTTGAGTGCCAAGCGGTGTAATCCTTGCCCGCAAGCTTATGCACGCATTCTGTGGCATTGAAAATTTCAATATCGTAGACCCAGTTGGCCATCATCAATATGGCGGCTTTATGGGCGCCGTCGTTTGTGGCTGCGCAGCCATCTTTGACCAGATTAACCTGGTAATCGTGTGCGTAGGCGTCAAAGACACTCGTCATCAGACAGCCATCGGTCACGAAGCCGCCCATGATCAAGTGTTTGATATCAAGATTGCGTAATATCAAATCGAGTGGCGTCGCATGGAAACCGCTCCATCGATGCTTGTCGATGACGGCATCAAATTCCGTTGGCGCGATGTCGTCGATAATCTCCTTGGCCTCGGCGTCATCGCGGTAATACACCGGTTGCCCGTGGTCGTCGAGCACTTCGTGGTTGGGCAATCCAAAGCCGTCGGTACGGTTGATCTGCCGTGTGTAGATAACGGGTATATCAAGCGGTCGACAGGCTGCGAGTAATTGATCAGCCGCGGCCACTGCTGGCTGAACTCCTTGGATTCCGTATTTACTTTCTTTTTGAAAATCGATCAGAACCAGTGCGGTGCGTGATAGATCCATCAATGCGTGGCCTGTGTGGCGTAAAAAACCATGATAACGAAGCGTTACGGTCAGCCTGTCGGCTATCACGGATGCCAGTCGGTTATAACAGTTTGGAACCGGAGCCCGACGGGGTCAGTCAGCTGGTACAGCGTGACGGTGTTGAGCCAAAACGCAGCAAGCTGATTCAGCGTCACAGGCCACCCAGAACATACCAAACGCGCTAACGATCCGACGACGGCCTGGTCGGCGTCATCCGCCGGTGTTCGAGCGTTGGAAAGCGTGAACGTAGGCTCGCCACGTGGTCGAGGTCGAGGTCGGTGGTGATGACCTCGGCTTCGTCGGTGGCTGCTTCGACCTTGATGCTGCCCCAGGGATCGACAATGAGACTGTGCCCATAGGTACGCCGACCGTCGGCGTGAACACCGGCCTGATCCGGCGCGATCAGTGCGAACTGGTTTTCGATCGCGCGCGCTCGTGTCAGCACGTGCCAGTGTGCCTGGCCGGTTGTGTCGGTGAATGCCGACGGCGCGACGACGATTTCGGCACCGGCATCGGCGAGTGCGCGGTAAAGCGCGGGGAACCGCAGGTCGTAGCAGATGGTCAGGCCGAGTCGGCCGACATCGGTATCCACGATGCGGGGCTCGGGGGGACCCGGTACGAACATCGCCGATTCGCGGTAGGCCTCGGTCGAGCCGGGTATGCCGATGTCGAAAAGATGAATCTTGTCGTAGCGTGCCGCGCGCCGACCGTTGGGGTCGTAGACGAGACACGACGGGATCACGCGCTCCGCTTCGCCGGAGGCCAAAGGGATACTACCACCGACCAGCCAGATGCCGTGCGCAGCCGCCGTAGTGGCTAGGAACGATTGAATCTGGCCGTTGCCGTCAACTTCGCCGACGGGGGCGTAGTCGTTTGGGCGCCGGCCCATGAATGCGAAATTTTCGGGTAAGACAATGAGCGATGCACCGTCGGCTGCGGCTTCGCTGACGAGTCGGCCTGCGACACCGAGATTGTGTTGGACATCATCGATGCTGACCATTTGGATGGCGGCGACGTGGGATCGATTGGCTGAGTCGGTCATGGCGTGGCTATTGATCGCTATCGGACTGTTGGCCTATGACGGCCAGCGTATGCCATCCGCCGCGGAGATTGAAAGTCAGGCGCGTAAGCTTATTGAATGGATGCTGAAAAAGCTCCTGGAGACCAAAAACGGCGGCGCCGCCCAACGGTCCGCCGAAGATCGTACTGACAATCGTCAAACCGCTGCCGATTTTGGGAGTCACGACGACGCGTGCATTGACGTCGCGGCTGGCCAGTCCAACCCGGCCACTAAACGCAATCTTGGCCGAATTGGTGTTCATTCGGGCGCCTTTGATAAACGCGTTGCCGTTAACAAGCCGTGCGGGCACCGTTAGCTTATCGAACGCCAGCCCGGGCTTAGCGATATCGTTGAAATTTAGCAATAACCGACTCGGTAACGCGTTGATGTTCAACAGCCCGAGTGCACGCGCCGGTCCGGGGCTTACGCTCGGCAGACTGCCATGATCGAGTGTCGCCTTGGCGTTACCGTGGAGCGCGCGTAGATCCAAACCGCGCGGGTTGGGGGCAATATTCAAATCACCCTGGATGTGTGTTCGTGCTGCCTCGATCGGTAGCGGCAGGCCCAGTCCGTTGGCGATAGTTGGCACATGTTTGCCAGTTAGTTCGAATTTGAGATTAGCTGTGGTCCGACCTTCGTCGCGCTGCCATAGGCCGCTGACATGCGCGGTATCCTTATTCGCTTGCCACTGGGCTTTGGACAAGCGCCAACCGCCGGGCGCCGCACTTGCGTTGACGCGTAGTTCACCCAGTTGGTTATCGCCTAGCGATAAGTTTTGGATCGTCGCGTTGATCGCGGGCAGTTCGGTTGGTTTGACGTCGGGGAGTAAAACCGGCCACTCCGTTATCGCTCCCGACGTTGTTTCTTTCGAGCGATCGGCATTATCGGTTTCGTTATCGTCGGCCTCGACATTGTCGAGCGCTAGTTTGTTCAGCGATGCGCCGACACGCAGTCGCTGATTGGCCGTGTTGGCGACCGAGACCCGGCCGTCAGCATACGGGCCGCCGAGCGCAATCTGCCAGCCACGATTGGACGGCCGTGTCGCGTGTGCATCGATTTTGAGATTGTCGAGTGCGACCTTGCCCAGGCGCAGAGTGTCTATATCGAGATCGGCGCCGCGAAAGGCCAGCGTCGTGGGGTTGTCACCATCTTCGTTCGATCGCCGCTTTGCTTTTGCTTGCAGCATACGGCGAATAACGTAAAACCAGCCGGGTCCGTCGACGAGCTGGGTATGACCGCCGATCCAGATGCCCGGGGTTGACGGCGGTGTCGGCGGTTTGTCGCCGAGCAACACCTGAACCCGGGTGGGAGATGCGTTTTTGAGCTGGACATTTGCCGTGATGCGGTCGTCGTAGCGCGCATGCACACGTGAGCCGTCGGCGGCGACTTGTAGCGCAAGCGGTGTGGTCGCCTGGGGCCGCTTGGCCAGCGGTGGCGGTAGCTTGAGGGCGATTCCCTCGAGGTCGGTATTGATTCGAAACGGTGAACGTTTGCCGTGCGGCCCGATCCGGAAAGCAAGGTCATAATGGGTCGCGCCGTGGATATATTGCAGCCAGCGGCGCGGTATATAGTGCGCCAGTAGATCGCGATCCCGGGGCAGTTTCGCTTGGCCCTGGACCTGGATCCGTTCGCCGCCGTCGTTTTCCGGAACCAGGTCCGCAGACAGTGACGTGCCGGCCAATTGGGCCTTGATGTCGCTCGCGCGCACCACGTCGCGTGAGAAAGACAAATCGCCGTGGATGTCGGTTATCGGCGCCGGCAACGCGGCCTGTTTCAAGGTGTCGCCCGCCAGATGCAGTTGCCCATCAACCTTGAGTTTGGGCATCTCGGGTTTGAGTGGAATCTTCAAGCGCGTCTGAACACGGGCGGGCCCGCTGGCGTGCAGTGGGCGTACGATCTCGCCTATTTCGTCGGCCAGTGGC
Encoded proteins:
- the ddlA gene encoding D-alanine--D-alanine ligase encodes the protein MMRTRVGIICGGPSTEHAVSLISAVNIVAAIDRARFEVIVIGVDDNGGWHHYPPDAFVTDANDPARIALQPSTNRLHLNPGATSGVLIDSASGQAIDPIDVFFPIIHGTSGEDGGLQGLLRWLNTPFVGTDIAGSAMAMDKDIAKRLLSAAGLATAPYRALSHADSANADFDALAEQLGTPLFIKPANQGSSVGVSRVTSKTAFKPALDNALALDHKVLVETAVTGREIECAVLGNEHPEVSGCGEIVLTDGFYSYETKYLDAEAAGVVVPADLPENVAETVRNVAATAFKALNLAGLARVDVFVTSDERVIVNEVNTLPGFTPISMYPKLFEHAGIGYEALVTRLIEQACTRFSATATP
- the htpG gene encoding molecular chaperone HtpG, which codes for MSQTKSDANSAGQAEPETHGFQAEVKQLLQLMIHSMYSNKEVFARELISNASDALDTLRFEGVKNDTLYENDPNPQIWIDFDKEAGTVTIGDNGIGMTRDEVMERIGTIAKSGTQAFLNSLSGDEKKDAQLIGQFGVGFYSSFIVSDHVTVETRRGGESTGVRWISDGGGEYTIEEVAKPRRGTEVTLHLREGETEFLESQRLRYLVTTYSDHVAFPIMMEQEQSEQASDDDSESEDSEPQTEQEPVWEQVNRGAPLWTQAKSELADEDYKEFYKHTCHDFEDPLTWTHNKVEGSQEYTSLLYIPKRAPFDLFDPQSKQHGVKLYVQRVFIMDDAEKLMPRYLRFVKGVIDSNDLPLNVSREILQSNRALDKIRSGSTKKVLGLLESMAKDEDEADNYATFWNEFGQVVKEGIVEDSENRDKIAGLCRFRTTKEESDPGVSLDTYIERMAEGQDKIYYITADTMAEAKHSPHLEIFNKKDIEVLLLTDRVDEWVVAHLTEYEGKELSSVAKGALDLGEAETEEEKKEHEKLEEESKDLCERIKNSLGERVNEVRVTHRLTDSPACLVADESGMSAHLERILKEAGQAMPNQTPHLEINPTHPLVEKLAAEQAEDSMESFSQLLFEQAVLAEGGELDDPATFVSRMNQMLLAVSKGAA
- the ggt gene encoding gamma-glutamyltransferase; the encoded protein is MAPEMSAMRTGNTPWYNLTSAAAGIVLLLAASIQASATPNKAAVASAHPAATQAGQTILQRGGNAFDAAVAVSAALAVVEPQSSGLGGGGFWLLHQNESGRNIMIDGREEAPAAATPRMYQNADGEIKKRASRDGGLAAGIPGEPAALVHLAQNYGQLSLAEDLAPAIELAQNGVPVNADMHHLANFRKDLLKRYPASADKILTKAGEPLPVGTSLVQPQLAETLQSLAQDGKAGFYDGPVAAKLVAGNRSAGGIWTRKDLSDYSVVEREPMSGQYKTPAGQFKVVSAGPPSAGGIELLETLNILSGYQWSKLDRTHRVHLAAEAMRRAYRDRAAYLGDADFVDMPLAKLTDPHYAAGLRASITKDQATPSDALAPVTSAYRRQRGTDTTHFSIVDSAGNRVAATLSINFPFGSGVVAPGTGVFLNDEMDDFAAKPLTPNGYGLVSTRANQVEPGKRPLSSMSPTFVTGPEKTLIVGTPGGSRIISMVLLGILDFTHGGNAQDVVQHGRYHHQYLPDAIQYEPGALSPKVRHQLEAMGHSFKKVDHHYGDMHAIVVNHDNGQLNAASDPRGIGCAAVGTGGHSCALGDAIDADNRNAETH
- the coaD gene encoding pantetheine-phosphate adenylyltransferase; protein product: MTQHTPVRAAYTGTFDPITNGHADVIRRAANLFDDLIVAVASSNEKRSIFNYAERVEIASEVLADVPNARVMPVTDLVVDFAHAHDVSVLVRGVRGVGDYEYEKQMAMMNRHLAPEVDTIFLAPSAEYAHISSTLVREIAFLNGQLTGLVPKPVAERLHTKTEH
- the rsmD gene encoding 16S rRNA (guanine(966)-N(2))-methyltransferase RsmD, with protein sequence MTPDSLAKQRSRGRRKPGRPATIRLTGGQWRGTRLPVTDADGLRPTAERVRETLFNWLAPMIEGAHCIDCFAGTGALGLEALSRGAAHVDFFDTDRTTANALRERLDMLGANTRATVTASDFRHASLPASSIDIAFVDPPFAHELQHAAIERLRPALTSNARVYFEHPAAQAHEFASLIDPVLETLRHKRAGAVGFGLARPYTAG
- the tldD gene encoding metalloprotease TldD, with amino-acid sequence MDNHTDIACDALLGPAQIDAGQLQSTLDALMRPGIDYGDLYFQIHKNEQWVLDDGIVRTAASSQSQGVGVRALAGEQTGFGYADELAFPALAEASDAAAAIAHGGNSARVNPLTRGDNPPPMRYQPIDPSASLEAADKLALLHHADKIARAADDRVVRVTASCASTSDTVLVAATDGTLAGDVRPLVRVNISVQVEANGLRESASAGGGARTDYGFFNDGVDRVADYARQAVDRALVRLRAEPAPAGSMPVVLGAGWPGVLLHEAVGHGLEGDFNRRGTSTYADRIGEQVASPLCTVVDDGTLDGRRGSLAVDDEGTLAGRNTLIENGVLTGYMQDKHNAGLMGVPTTGNARRESYADTVMPRMTNTYLCPGNDEPADIISSLDDGIYAVNFSGGSVDITSGNFVFSADEAYRVENGQIGAPVKGATLIGNGPGILNQVSMLGNDFALDSGVGVCGKQGQNVPVGVGQPTLKIDAITVGGTDTG
- a CDS encoding cysteine hydrolase, with the translated sequence MDLSRTALVLIDFQKESKYGIQGVQPAVAAADQLLAACRPLDIPVIYTRQINRTDGFGLPNHEVLDDHGQPVYYRDDAEAKEIIDDIAPTEFDAVIDKHRWSGFHATPLDLILRNLDIKHLIMGGFVTDGCLMTSVFDAYAHDYQVNLVKDGCAATNDGAHKAAILMMANWVYDIEIFNATECVHKLAGKDYTAWHSTAPDQMPFSGSTLDSVFDSLDSDQAG
- a CDS encoding carbon-nitrogen hydrolase family protein: MTDSANRSHVAAIQMVSIDDVQHNLGVAGRLVSEAAADGASLIVLPENFAFMGRRPNDYAPVGEVDGNGQIQSFLATTAAAHGIWLVGGSIPLASGEAERVIPSCLVYDPNGRRAARYDKIHLFDIGIPGSTEAYRESAMFVPGPPEPRIVDTDVGRLGLTICYDLRFPALYRALADAGAEIVVAPSAFTDTTGQAHWHVLTRARAIENQFALIAPDQAGVHADGRRTYGHSLIVDPWGSIKVEAATDEAEVITTDLDLDHVASLRSRFPTLEHRRMTPTRPSSDR